The Melitaea cinxia chromosome Z, ilMelCinx1.1, whole genome shotgun sequence genomic interval gctggacatgatGACTCCACAATTTtgcgcaaaaaatggcgtgaactcacgtgtttttcccatagacaccacgctgggcaagcggatTAGTGACTGCAGTggttaaaagtgaaaaaaagggtgaaaattattaacgtatggtaaaaaaatcttttcatcAGTATTTGTTTAATTGTGATTGTGTTGTGTGGGTATGTGGGTATGTGTGTTTGTGCGTATGtttttgtctgtgtgtatgtatatttgtgcgTATAAGTATGTAAATGTGTGGCCGCATTTTTCTGTGATTTGGAGTAAGTTTgacctattattttattgtgttgtACGAAAagatttacaatattttcataGTCTTGTTGTTTAAGCCAAATtagttactaaaaataaatactaatacgTAATGTCTTTAGGCAAACTGAGTTTTACAAAGTGGCAATGCTAATCTTGTAGTTTCATCAATATATGTCATCATGTCATCATATCAGCTCACAGACTGCTGATCATAAGcctaatctataatctatatctataatatatgtatataaaagcgaaaggtcattcatcacgaaatcaccgaaactataacagctacaaacttgaaatttggcaggtgggTTCCTTATAAAGTGTTGACATTTATTAAGAAGGGATTTTATGAAACCGGACCTCTTAAGGGGGGCtaaacgggagttggaagtttgtatgaaagtgttatgtttttgaagtaagagacttgaaatttaaaatgtatgctctatagatggtgagaaggtgtccaaataatgtatctttagaaatcaactctcttttggggttaaaacgggggatggtaggttgactcactcatcatgaaatctccgaaactataatagccacaaacttgaaaattGGCAgttaggctccttataagacgtaaacatccgttaagaacggattttacgaaactcgacccctaaaggggtaaaacggggtttgaaaatttatatgaaagtcctatgtttttgaagtaagagacttgaaatttaaaatgtgtgctctatagatagtgaggaagtgtccaaataacgtacTCCTTTTGGtgtcaactcccttttggggttaatacgccaacaccccaacatgccaaaaccccaacacgccaacacgttaacacgccaatacgctaatgcgccaacacgccaatgtgccaatacgccaacacgccaacacgccaacagtccaacacgccaacagtccaacacgccaacatgccaacacgccaatacgccaacatgccaatacgccaatgcacaacacgccaacacgctaaagtgccaatacgccaacacgccaacatgccaacacgccaacacgccaacacgccaatacgccaacacgccaatactccaacacgccaatacgccaacacgccaacactccaacacgccaatacgccaacagtccaacacgccaacattccaacatgccaacacgccaatacgccaacactccaacactccaacacgccaatacgccaacagtctAACACGCCAACattccaacatgccaacacgccaatacgccaacacgccaacatgccaatacgccaatgcgccaacacgccaacacgcctatacgccaatgcgccaacacgccaacacaccaatgtgccaatacgccaacacgccaacaccccaacatgccaaaaccccaacacgccaatacgccagtGCGCCGACTCGCCAACACGctaatgtgccaatacgccaacacgccaacacgccaatgtgccaatacgccaacacgccaacaccccaacatgccaaaaccccaacacgccaatacgccagtGCGCcgacacgccaacacgccaatgtgccaatacgccaacacgccaacacgccaacagtccaacacgccaacatgccaacatgccaatacgccaactcgccaatacgccaatgcgtcaacacgccaacgggccaatgtgccaacacgccaacacgtcatcactccaacacgccaaccaATTAATAGCAATACATATCTtaataaccacgcggacgtagtcgcgggcaacagttagtgtattataaaacaaagtccccaaaaatgtatgtgatcgattccctcaaaatctactagacggattttcatgcggtttcaccaatggagagagagaggaaggtttacggaacggctaagccgattttgatgagagtttcactggaagtttgccgggaaaactttttgacacactgatttcaacgcgggcgaagccgcgggcacagctagtataataataagtataatccTATTACTATAGCAATATTGAATATCTTAGGGAAGATATCCATCTCAAAGCTTAAGTTACAGAGATGAGCTATAGGCTCAGCTAGGATATCTTTACATAACTTTAATAATCTGCGAGAAATACCATCCTACCCGGGTGTACTGTCCCTTTTGAGACCACTTATTATGTTACGAATTTCTAAAGGATCAGTAGGAAGCATACAATAAGAATTAGATTGGTTACTGAGAGACTTCACTTTAGCAACCTAAAGTATGTctgtagtttttagtttttaaccgacttccaaaaaaggaggaggttctcaattcgactatatatatatatactagctgtgcccgcggcttcgcccgcgttgaaatcagtgtgtcacaaagttttcccggcaaacttccagtgaaactctcatcaaaatcgacttagccgttacgtaaaccttcctcttaaaccgcatgaaaatccgttcagtagaatttgagggaatcgatcacatacacttttggagactttgttttataatacactaactgttgcccgcgactacatccgcgtggttataaagatatgcattactattaagatgtttaacgcaaattattgttttatttcagttacttgaaatgcttatcacactgagtaactttttaaccgacttccaaaaaagaaggaggttctcaattcgactgtttttttttatgtatgttacatcagaactttttaccgggtagaccgatttcgacaaattttattttaatcgaaaggtggtatgtgccaattggtcccatttaaatttatttgggatctaacaactacttttcgagttatatctaataatgcgtttttacttgacgcttttttcgtcgacctacgttgtattatactgcataactttctactggatgtaccaattttgataattctttttttgttggaaaccaggatctgatgatgggatcctagagaaatcgagggaaactctcgaaaatccgcaataactttttactgggtgtgccgattttgataatttttaatttaatcgaaagctgatgtttatcatgtggttacatataaattttattgaggtctgataactactttttgagtaatctttgataacgcgtagttgcttgactattttttcgtcgatctacgttgtattacttgtcaatgtaattgaagtcggtttttttttcgtttgtgagcaaacacaattattaaaaggcacaatttagtataatttaatagttgtttttataaaacctctctatacaccacattcttagttttttttttcaggcagcagtataaataacctatcaggcgaacttatatgtttcatacaaactatcaaccccaattaagccccttagcggtggaatatcgcaaaatccgttcttagcggacgcttactaactataatctacctccctgccaaatttcatctttgtccatcctggatggatgaaccccccagcggtttttgagttctcgtgatgagtgagtcagtgacctttctcttttatatatatagattacgatgcattatttggacaccatctcatcatctatagagcacacattttacatttcaagtctcttacttcaaaaatatagaactttcatacaatcttccaacccccgttttacccctttaagggttgaatttcataaaaccagttcttagcagatgtctacaccccataaggaaactacctgctaaatttcaagtttgtatctgttatagtttcggagatttcgttatgagggagccaacctaccatcccccggtttaaccccaaaaaggagttgatctctaaaaatacattatttggactccttttcaccatctatagactttacattttaaatttcaagtctcttacttcaaaaacataggactttcattcaaactaccaacccccgtttcacccccttaggggtcgagtttcgtaaaatcgtttcttagcaaatgtctacgtcctataagaaacctacctgtcaaatttcaagtttgtatccgttatagtttcggagatttcgtaatgagtgagtcaacctaccatcctccattttaaccccaaaagggtgttgatttcttaagatacattatttggacaccttttcactatctatagagtttacattttaaatttcaagtctcttacttcaaaaacgtaggactgtcatacaaacttccaacccccgtttcaccccccttaggggtcgagtttcgtaaaatccgttcttaacaaatgtctacgacctataaggagcctacttgccaaatttcaagtttttaggtgttatagtttctgagatttcttgatgagtgagtcaacctaccatcccccgttttaacctcaaaagggagttggtttctaaagatacattgtttggacacctttttatcatctatagagtatacattttaaatttcaagtctcttacttctaaaacataggactttcatacaaacttccaacccccgttttaccccttgagggatcgagtttcgtaaaattcattcttagcggtagtttacgctgtataaggaacctccctgctaaatttcaagtttgtatgtgttatagtttcggagatttcgtgatcagtgagtcagcctacgatcccccgttttaaccccaaaaaggggttgatttctaaatattcattatttggttaccttttcaccatctatagagcttacattttaaattttaagtctcttacttcaaaaacataggactttcatacaaacttccaacccccgtttcacccccttaggggtcgagtttcgtaaaatccgttcttagcggatgcctacgtcttataaggagcctacctgccaaatttcaagtttgtaggtgttatagtttcggagatttcgtgatgaatgagtgacctttcgcttttatatatattatagatatatatattttttttttatgtatgttacatcagaacttttgaccgggtagaccgatttagacaaattttgttttaatcgaaaggtgatgtgtgccaattggtcccatttaaatttatttgagatctaacaattacttttcgagttatatctaataatgcgtttttacttgacgcttttttcgtcgacctacgttgtactataccgcataactttctactggatgtaccgattttgatagttctttttttgttagaaaggggatatcccaagtttggtaccgtgataaggaaaccaggatctgatgatgggatcctagagaaatcgagggaaactctcgaaaatccgtaataactttttactgggtgtaccgattttgataatttttaatttaatcgaaagctgatgtttatcatgtggtcacatataaattttatcgagatctgatagccactttttgagtaatctttgataacgcgcagttgcttgactattttttcgtcgatctacgttgtattacttgtcgatgtaattgaagtcggttttttttcgtctgTTCTAAAATGTTACTGGCCAGATTTACACTAACAGAAGTAAAATATGTGTTACCATCATCAAGAGATTCGTTGAGATTTTTAAGTGAGCTTGTTAATTTAGGACACTTAGTAAGATTATTAGCCTCTTTGATGAGCTTTCATGTCATTTTATAATTACCTGGAAATTCAGTAAATTGtgtttcatattaatatttctttattacatttttaattactttattacatAGATTTAGACATTTTATGCGTACTACGACCATAATAAGATAAAAGTCAACGTTTAAAATTGCCAATGCATAACGTTCATGCGTAGATTGAATCCTGTAAGTTTCTTCTATTATTTTGATGGTAAGTAATTGAGCGAACTAACCACATAAGGGACCTTGGTGTTGATAGTAAAATGACATATACGCTTCATGCCTCAACAATCACGCAAAATGTTAAAATCTGGGATTCGTTCTGCTTATGTAGGCATTTTAATGATTTGAATGCGATTGTAACTATTTACTTCTCTTATGTTCAAAGTGTCCTCGAGTATGAGTGTCCTATCTGGTCCTtacaatataacatttatagAGATCGTCTAGAGAGagtccaaaaaaaatatattaaatacattcttTACCGAAGTCTACAACCTTCCCTATCTTATTCTAAAGATTGCCACCAAATAACCTTCTGATACTGGAGAAACGTCGCAAAATACTTAGCCTTCCTTTATTATAGGACATAGTCCATGGCCGCGTGGATTGTCCCGAGCTTGTAAGTGTAATATCATATTGTGCACCCAAGCGTCGGACATGGCATACAAAACTCCTATATGTGACCAAATATAACACCAATTACTCAACTAATTTTGCTCTGCTGCTGCTAGACTGCGGCATCTATTCAATGAAATGTGTATAAaagaaggaaataaaaataaattattactgcACATGAACTTCATATTTTTGCTCCAAAAATTCAACTTTACCCTCTAACAACTTAATGTTATTACGGTCTTCTCTTTTGTCCCGTTCAagttgttcaatttttttttgtgaattcgTCATATTTGGCTGAAATAAATTCAACCAACGCCTGTAATTccagattttgattttataattcgtcaattttacaatttattgagTTGAAATGACGCACTTGATCGCCCTGAAGGTTCTTTAATATAGACAGTAATTCTATTTTTCATCGATAATACTGATATCAGTGGCATTCGTTCTTTTGCATTTACAGCggatagttattattttattggggCACACACTTTCAATTTGAGTTGTTATATTAGGTTCTGATTGATAATGCAATGGTGACCCCATCTTCTTAGATTGCAGCGGAGATCGGTTTAAcgatattatctataatataaagcGACCACCAGGTGataataaatttcaagtatACAAAAACAACAGCATGCATAGGAGAGATCTTATTCACTAGTTATATGAGCgagaatttcatacaaaatgCTTAATCGACCAATTTAGTGTGACCTCTTTCAAGAAAATCCTCAACAAGAGGGTTATCTCTTTTTAATTTACCGTCACTGTACACTAGTTTTGTCTCATTTACATTATAACAAGTTATTCTTAGACAATATATTGCTTAATGTTTACTCACTGTATTGAATAGTGCGCACCACAGGTGTTGCCTTGATGCTTACTTTTTCATTCAATTCTGCGTTCCTCATATCGCATGAATATTTTccgattatattaaatttatttgttattgtttgataaaatcGTAATGAACAAAACTCAAAACATGTCTGCACTCAACCGAGATCCGTGAggagagagatatatatatattttgtaaacaaataaaatattcaacattTTGAAAAGAATGTACCCGCATAAAAGTACATGTTTTGACGGCATACCATTCTAATATTGCTATTAAATATACTTCCGTTTTTACATACTTGCTGTTATTTAGAACATGTGTCTGTCACCTATGGTGTggtataattaatgaaatatctaaaaaataataatagttgcttatttaaaaattccgaattttttaacatttataggCCTATTTCCATCTTATCAATGTTTGtccataaattttgtaaaaagtcAAGCGTGgtcctatatattatattattaaaataacacttAGACTTTACTATAATTGTACAATGTACTTGCAATAtggtttaaattttgttgttgttctagaagtaaataaacaaaaactaatattaCATATCGTTATTATTAACAACAAATTTTCAAAGAAACCTACCAAACGAGGTTAAAACATGAATATTATACGGAATCCTGGCGTCAATAATGAAACAATAGATACTAATTGGAAAATGTAGAAAATAACTTAAGCGtgacaaaattaaacaaacacaACTAATGCCATGTCGCCTGTCTCGTGTTTCAATTTCGTACTTATGAGCATTGAAATaaggtttaatattttttatcttctcCAGGTTGATAAACACTTTTCAAAGTCACGAACGTTTGTTTTTACACTATCCCCGTCAATTTGTAATTAAAGAAAAACCAGAATGTACAAACGTATAAAAGACTGATTTAAAAGGATTCGATCAGTTGACAAACTGACATTTCAGTCATgggttcttttttatatttcgtaaTTTTTGCAGTAACAATTACGAACAGCTTTGCTATAGGTaagttattttagttatttattgatACTAACAAACGAACTGGCGAATCTGATTACCAATCAAACGACcattaatattcatattaatactAATAACGTGATAAACAAATGTACGGTCCGGCTGTTGATAATCGGATATCGTATCCTATGAACGCCCGCACCACACGAAAGCATCGGAAGCGCGTTCGAGACCCTAACCCGTTACATCCCCTAAAAGTTTGAGCTGCCTACTCACTGCAGGAACATAACACCACTCGAAATcactattatttagttgtggccTTTTGTAAGcttactttcccagtcgggatGATCAACAAATTTTGAGCACCGTCGTCATATAATCAATCTATTATATTGAAAgctaaaaaaaagaacaatacaAAAAACCATTGTTCAAAGTTACTTATTtcaacaaaacaattaatatacaaaaatgattACAGAGGCTGTACCACTAAACTGCTTTTTTCGAAATCATAACTTTATGAACAAATGCAGCGCGGATGCGGTAAATGCTTCTCCTGGCGATAATTATTCTTCACATAATTATCAACGGTTTGGTGTTTTAAAATTCGATTCCCATAGCGTTAACAAAGATAAATGGGTGCttgagttaaaaaatatagagaTTCGTGGCATGGACAACGCTATATTAGATGATTATAGGTAATTATTGAAAACACGAATATTGGAATGACAACATTGAAACTATAGTCGGTACTTGACAGCATCAATTATACAATtatgagaaaaagaaaaaaaatacataaagtaATAATTCTGTTTTCTTCAACAcaaactacataattatattataaaatcatagtatatttagtatatttgtattttgtgttaaagataataagatttttataatatcagtgCTGGCAAgtagttgtttattttttacttttttattgcttattaCGTACTATATTAGTATTAGTACGTTAAAGAAAAATTGCCTTtttctattttagttttattttagtatttaaaattttcccttattttaattttcagttttaatcTCGTCACGAAgaattttcaaataacttttCACACGGATTTGTTCATAACGTACAACTACTTTACATCGGGATTTCTCTTTTCGAGGCCTATTAGTGGAGAAGGATTCCTTGAAGCACCAATAAGTAAGttctacaaaaaaaaggaaaaagtaatagTGACTTATTTTCT includes:
- the LOC123668748 gene encoding uncharacterized protein LOC123668748, with the translated sequence MGSFLYFVIFAVTITNSFAIEAVPLNCFFRNHNFMNKCSADAVNASPGDNYSSHNYQRFGVLKFDSHSVNKDKWVLELKNIEIRGMDNAILDDYSFNLVTKNFQITFHTDLFITYNYFTSGFLFSRPISGEGFLEAPIKDIQIGLSMPFDFVEKNGHTFMELKNFDMWYNIRDKILFDFSNLYYGDKKSSDLMHSLMDKNWNYIVTNFGIEFMNKMGNQIFQVFRKVMLSQPFDSSNC